A stretch of the Malus domestica chromosome 08, GDT2T_hap1 genome encodes the following:
- the LOC139198283 gene encoding uncharacterized protein: MERLLAHWYTISKQPNSGVNLVEFLAEGDNGPVLSFDKIRAAPAKLEDYRPLVKDPLEEINVGTADDPRLLFISALLPQQMKDELRALLTEFKDCFAWSYHEMPGLDRALVEHELRIKPGFKPFRQPPRRFSTEVQLSVKDELVRLLKAGFIRTARYVEWLANIVPVLKKSGALRICKMKAFSTLLKLKDSDKFMWNEEHQAAFTQIKVSLTNPHVLVPPQRGKPLKLYISAAAESIGCLLAQDNDAGREQAIFYLSRNLSPPEINYSAVEKLCLAVFFAASKLSLQYVPQKAVKGQALADFLAQHPSPYDFGGADVEIGMVVTRDNYWTMYFDGSSTSSSAGAGIVIQSPHNDRWYFSLKLDFDCTNNQAEYEALVIGLGLLLDLHATRVLVRGDSELVINQINGSFRCMSCTLAPYHMIASYLAESFDGITFEHISRVHNTDADELAQIASGAQLLGANPPSRQCDTHQGHVLAFVVGSAGPGLYRNLRGRGSTR; the protein is encoded by the exons atggaacgactgctggcccattggtatacgatatccaaacaaccaaattcgggtgtcaacctcgtcgagttccttgctgagggagataatgggcctgtattatcttttgataaaattcgAGCCGCCCCGGCCAAGCTCGAAGATTATCGGCCCCTTGTCAAGGACCCTttggaagagattaatgttgggacggccgatgacccacgacttttgtttattagtgcgttacttcctcaacaaatgaaggacgagTTGCGGGCTTTGCTtacggaattcaaagattgttttgcttggagttatcatgaaatgcccggcttagatcgtgctttggtcgagcatgaattacgtattaagcccggattcaagcctttccgtcagccacctcgtcgattctcgaccgaagtacaactcagtGTTAAGGACGAAttagttcggcttttgaaagccgggttcattcggacagctcgatatgtcgaatggttggcgaatattgttcctgtattaaagaaaagtggtgcactgcgcatct gtaaaatgaaagcCTTTTCCACACTTTTGAAGCTCAAGGACTCCGATAAGTTCATGTGGAATGAGGAGCACCAGGCGGCGTTCACACAGATCAAGGTTTCCCTTACAAACCCACATGTCCTGGTCCCTCCTCagcgcggtaagcctctcaagctGTACATTTCGGCGGCCGCCGAGTCCATCGGTTGCCTCCTCGCACAAGACAATGATGCCGGCCGGGAACAGGCTATCTTCTACCTCAGCCGTAATCTGAGTCCtccggagatcaattattccgccgttgagaagctctgtctcgccgtgttcttcgctgcatccaagcttag tttgcaatacgtgccgcaaaaagctgtgaagggacaggcgttggccgatttccttgccCAGCACCCTTCGCCTTATGATTTCGGGGGTGCTGATGTTGAGATTGGCATGGTGGTGacccgcgacaactattggacgatgtatttcgatggttccagtacttcgtcctcggccggtgcaggcatcgtcattcagtctcctcacaacgatcgttggtatttttcgctcaaattggattttgactgtaccaataatcaggccgagtACGAGGCTCTGGTCATTGGTCTAGGCCTCCTTCTTGACCTACATGCCACTCGTGTCCTCGTCCGCGGGGATTCTGAACTAGtaattaaccaaattaatgggtcttttcgctgcatgagttgtactctggcgccttaccacatgatcgccagctatttggccgagtcctttGACGGCATTACATTCGAGCATATTTCTCgggttcataataccgacgcagacgagttggctcaaatcgcctccggtgcacaactcctggggg caaatcctccgtcgagacaatgtgatacgcaccagggtcatgtccTTGCCTTCGTTGTTGGATCGGCAGGACCAGGACTCTATAGAAATTTACGCGGCCGAGGcagtaccagatga